From a region of the Tiliqua scincoides isolate rTilSci1 chromosome 4, rTilSci1.hap2, whole genome shotgun sequence genome:
- the EEF1E1 gene encoding eukaryotic translation elongation factor 1 epsilon-1 — translation MAAAVGPGPGAEELSLLEKSLGLEKGNKYSGQGERQVPVLQTNNGPSLTGLTTIAIHLVKQAKKEQLLGSTAEEKAIVQQWLEYRVTQVDKQSSKEGIRIILKEVNSYLEDKVYVTGNNFTLADILLYYGLHHIIAELTVQEKEKYLNVSRWFNHIQHYPGIRQHLSSIVFIKNRLYN, via the exons ATGGCTGCCGCCGTGGGGCCTGGGCCGGGCGCCGAGgagctgagcctgctggagaagTCCCTGGGCCTGGAGAAGGGGAACAAGTACAGCGGCCAAGGGGAGCGCCAG GTTCCTGTACTACAAACAAACAATGGCCCAAGTCTGACAGGACTGACTACAATAGCCATCCATCTAGTCAAACAGGCAAAGAAGGAGCAGCTGCTTGGAAGTACTGCAGAAGAGAAAGCAATAGTTCAGCAGTGGTTAGAATACAGAGTAACACAAGTAGACAAGCAATCTAGTAAAGAAGGCATTAGAATAATTCTGAAG GAAGTTAATTCATATCTTGAAGATAAAGTCTACGTTACAGGAAACAATTTTACTTTGGCAGATATTTTACTGTATTATGGACTGCACCACATCATA GCTGAACTTACAGTACAGGAGAAGGAAAAGTACCTCAATGTGTCTCGTTGGTTTAATCATATTCAGCATTATCCAGGTATCCGGCAACACCTGTCCAGCATAGTCTTCATCAAGAACAGACTCTATAATTAA